The following coding sequences are from one Methanohalophilus halophilus window:
- the purB gene encoding adenylosuccinate lyase, with amino-acid sequence MAIHPIEYRYGTEEMKHVWSEENRLACIMKAEASLAKAEADVGLIPEDAAKIIEQSIENVELKRVKEIEDEIHHDMMAIVLAISEKCGEDASKWVHFGATSNDMLDTATGLQMKDAIEVMEPKIRQLLEVLLRRAEEHKETVCAGRTHGQIGVPTTYGLRFAIWASEIGRHIERLEQLKPRVEVGQMTGAVGTQAAFGEKGIEIQKKAMEYLGITGVDVSNQIIQRDRHAEFVMWMANVVTTLDKIGVELRTLQRSELAEVEESFGKKQVGSSTMPHKRNPIKSEQICGLARIVRSMIEPELMNNTLWDERDLTNSSCERVVFPETCVLTDHILKLGIRVTDNLRFYPENIKRNLELLKGLNMGEAVMIELAKRGVGRQEAHEIVRTAAMQAHESGKHLRETLLANKEVSGYLNEKDIEKLVDPYRYTGTAVKQVEITVEKLRKQYL; translated from the coding sequence ATGGCCATCCATCCCATAGAATATCGATACGGAACCGAGGAAATGAAACATGTCTGGAGTGAAGAGAACCGTCTGGCATGTATCATGAAAGCAGAGGCATCCCTTGCAAAAGCAGAAGCTGATGTGGGATTAATCCCAGAAGATGCTGCTAAGATAATAGAGCAAAGCATTGAAAATGTGGAACTCAAAAGGGTCAAAGAAATCGAAGATGAGATCCACCATGACATGATGGCAATTGTGCTTGCCATCTCCGAAAAATGTGGTGAAGATGCCAGTAAATGGGTACATTTCGGTGCAACATCAAATGATATGCTGGATACAGCCACCGGCCTCCAGATGAAAGACGCCATTGAAGTAATGGAACCCAAAATCAGACAACTACTGGAAGTGCTCCTGCGCCGGGCTGAAGAACACAAAGAAACTGTGTGTGCGGGCAGAACCCACGGACAGATCGGTGTACCAACAACCTATGGACTGCGTTTTGCAATCTGGGCTTCCGAGATTGGCAGGCATATAGAGAGACTTGAACAGCTCAAGCCCAGGGTAGAGGTAGGCCAGATGACCGGCGCTGTCGGCACCCAGGCTGCTTTTGGTGAAAAGGGTATTGAAATCCAGAAAAAAGCGATGGAATATCTTGGTATCACAGGTGTGGATGTCTCCAACCAGATTATCCAGAGGGACCGTCATGCTGAATTTGTCATGTGGATGGCAAATGTCGTAACAACACTGGATAAAATTGGTGTTGAATTACGAACACTGCAGAGAAGTGAACTTGCAGAAGTAGAGGAAAGTTTCGGCAAAAAACAGGTAGGTTCCTCTACAATGCCCCATAAACGCAACCCCATCAAATCCGAACAGATCTGCGGGCTTGCAAGAATTGTACGCTCCATGATTGAACCTGAACTTATGAATAATACATTATGGGACGAGAGGGATCTTACAAACTCTTCATGTGAAAGGGTTGTTTTCCCGGAAACGTGTGTATTAACCGACCACATCCTGAAACTCGGTATCCGTGTGACCGATAACCTGCGCTTCTACCCGGAAAACATCAAGCGTAATCTTGAATTGCTCAAAGGACTAAATATGGGCGAAGCTGTCATGATAGAACTTGCAAAAAGAGGTGTCGGCAGGCAGGAAGCCCATGAAATCGTACGTACAGCTGCCATGCAGGCCCATGAGAGCGGAAAACACCTGCGTGAAACCCTACTTGCAAATAAAGAGGTATCCGGCTATCTTAATGAGAAGGATATCGAAAAACTTGTTGATCCTTACAGATATACCGGTACTGCCGTCAAGCAAGTTGAAATTACAGTTGAAAAATTAAGAAAACAATACCTATGA
- a CDS encoding FmdE family protein encodes MEIEDAIKFHGHLCPGLSLGFRAAKTAEEHFKNIRAEDEELVCIVENKSCSVDAIQVVNGCTFGKGNLIYRDFGKHAYTFFNRGNDKALRLVVKPDGMKNDEEHQNLFPKIREGIATEEEKKQFKQKHEEKSHEVLNMPLEELFKIEEIEIKPPEKAVIFQTLICSECGEGMMESRARVMNGNYYCLPCFEKYDI; translated from the coding sequence ATGGAAATTGAAGACGCAATAAAGTTTCACGGCCATCTTTGTCCCGGCTTATCCCTGGGATTCAGGGCTGCAAAAACAGCAGAGGAACACTTCAAAAACATAAGGGCAGAAGACGAAGAGCTCGTTTGCATAGTTGAAAACAAGTCATGCTCTGTGGATGCCATACAGGTGGTTAATGGATGCACCTTCGGTAAAGGTAATCTGATATACCGTGATTTTGGAAAACATGCATACACTTTCTTCAATCGGGGAAATGATAAAGCTCTGCGACTTGTGGTAAAACCTGATGGGATGAAAAATGATGAAGAACATCAGAACCTGTTTCCAAAGATCAGAGAAGGCATTGCTACAGAAGAGGAAAAGAAACAATTCAAGCAAAAACATGAAGAAAAATCCCATGAAGTCCTGAACATGCCTCTTGAAGAGCTGTTCAAAATTGAGGAAATCGAAATAAAACCACCTGAAAAGGCAGTTATTTTCCAGACCCTCATCTGCAGCGAATGCGGCGAAGGAATGATGGAAAGCCGGGCAAGAGTTATGAACGGCAACTATTACTGCCTTCCCTGCTTTGAAAAATATGATATATGA
- the uvrA gene encoding excinuclease ABC subunit UvrA has product MSLKNIMIKGAKEHNLKNIDVVLPRDKLIVITGLSGSGKSSLAFDTIYAEGQRRYVESLSSYARQFLGQMEKPDVEYIEGLSPAISIEQKTTSKNPRSTVGTVTEIYDYLRLLFARIGVRHCPDCGRTIEPQSVDQIVDNIMKFPAKTKLHILAPVVRERKGEYRKLLADIRSDGYSRARVDGEITRLDEADSLELGRYNKHNIEIVVDRLSIKEGIEERLSDSVEQALARSGGIVIADIVDGDEFVFSEKLACPHCGSGFEELEPAMFSFNSPQGACDVCHGLGTSMEFDPDLIIPDSSLSLNEGAVEPWGTRKDGYYMQSLQSLADHFGFSMDAPFEDLEPQYQNMILYGTATKVPMVHTGKGGGIWKRNSRFKGVIAAISKIYNRTDSENTKDRLKRYISTKPCPACEGERLKPANLSVFIDGFNIIQTTHMSIEDCLHFFEKLELHLNQREFTIARLILKEIKSRLGFLVDVGLDYLTLSRSASTLSGGEAQRIRLATQIGSSLMGVLYILDEPSIGLHQRDNLRLINTLKHLRDIGNTVIVVEHDEETIMSADHVVDMGPGAGIHGGGLVAEGTPLEIMQNPDSLTGKYLERKLKIPVPSERRTPEGFIKLIGAGENNLKEIDVEFPLSVMICVTGVSGSGKSTLINETLNKVLARKLNRARERTGKYSAIEGLENVDKVITIDQSPIGRTPRSNPATYTNLFTPIRELFAQTKLSKSRGYKPGRFSFNVRGGRCETCGGEGIITIEMHFLPDVYVPCEVCHGKRYNRETLEVTYKDKSIADVLDMTVEEALGFFENVPKIKRKLQTLFDVGLGYIKLGQSSTTLSGGEAQRVKLATELSKRSTGQTVYILDEPTTGLHFDDVRKLLEVLQRLVEGGNTVIVIEHNLDVIKVADWIIDLGPEGGEGGGRVVAEGVPENVAKVEGSYTGEFLKNILS; this is encoded by the coding sequence ATGTCTCTCAAAAACATAATGATAAAGGGTGCCAAAGAGCACAATTTAAAGAATATTGATGTAGTGTTGCCCAGGGATAAATTGATTGTTATCACGGGTTTAAGTGGCTCGGGCAAGTCATCTCTTGCTTTTGATACGATCTATGCCGAAGGCCAGCGTCGCTATGTTGAATCGCTTTCATCATATGCCCGGCAATTCCTGGGGCAGATGGAAAAACCCGATGTTGAATACATTGAAGGTCTATCTCCTGCTATTTCCATCGAACAGAAAACCACCAGCAAGAATCCCCGCTCTACCGTGGGTACCGTTACCGAGATATACGATTACCTGAGATTGCTGTTTGCCCGTATAGGGGTTCGCCACTGCCCGGATTGTGGACGTACAATCGAGCCCCAGAGTGTTGACCAGATTGTGGACAACATAATGAAATTCCCTGCAAAAACCAAACTACACATCTTGGCGCCTGTTGTACGGGAGCGTAAAGGGGAATACAGGAAACTTCTCGCTGACATCCGTTCTGACGGTTATTCCCGTGCACGTGTGGATGGGGAGATAACCCGGCTAGATGAAGCTGATTCCCTGGAATTGGGGCGCTACAATAAACATAATATCGAAATTGTGGTTGACAGGCTTTCCATCAAAGAAGGAATAGAAGAGCGCCTCTCTGATTCAGTGGAACAGGCCCTTGCCAGAAGTGGCGGTATTGTTATAGCTGATATTGTCGATGGTGACGAATTTGTCTTCAGCGAAAAACTCGCCTGTCCTCATTGTGGTAGCGGTTTTGAGGAGCTGGAGCCTGCCATGTTTTCCTTTAACAGCCCCCAGGGAGCATGTGATGTATGTCACGGCCTGGGAACTTCTATGGAATTCGATCCGGACCTAATAATCCCTGACAGTTCCCTGTCTCTCAATGAAGGAGCAGTTGAACCGTGGGGTACGAGAAAAGATGGCTATTACATGCAGTCTCTCCAGTCTCTTGCTGATCATTTCGGATTTTCTATGGATGCTCCGTTTGAAGATCTGGAGCCACAGTATCAGAATATGATTCTCTATGGGACGGCTACCAAGGTCCCGATGGTCCATACCGGTAAAGGTGGAGGTATCTGGAAACGCAACAGTCGCTTTAAAGGTGTAATTGCTGCCATTTCCAAGATATACAATCGCACAGATTCAGAGAATACCAAGGACCGGCTCAAACGGTATATAAGCACCAAACCATGTCCGGCCTGTGAAGGTGAAAGGCTCAAGCCAGCCAATCTGTCTGTTTTCATAGACGGGTTCAATATAATCCAGACAACTCATATGTCTATTGAGGATTGTCTCCATTTCTTTGAAAAACTGGAACTTCACCTGAACCAGCGGGAATTTACCATAGCCCGCCTGATATTGAAAGAAATTAAGTCCAGACTGGGTTTTTTGGTTGATGTGGGTCTTGATTATCTAACTTTGAGTCGTTCAGCATCCACTCTTTCGGGAGGGGAGGCCCAGCGTATCCGTCTTGCCACCCAGATAGGTTCCAGCCTGATGGGAGTACTGTACATTCTGGATGAACCGAGTATTGGTTTGCATCAGCGGGATAATCTAAGGCTTATCAACACTCTCAAACACTTACGTGATATCGGTAACACCGTTATTGTTGTGGAGCATGATGAAGAAACAATAATGAGCGCCGATCATGTTGTGGATATGGGGCCCGGAGCTGGTATTCATGGAGGTGGTCTGGTAGCGGAGGGAACTCCTTTGGAAATTATGCAAAACCCGGATTCTCTCACAGGGAAATACCTTGAGAGGAAACTAAAGATTCCGGTTCCGTCGGAAAGGCGTACTCCTGAGGGTTTCATAAAATTGATAGGAGCTGGTGAAAACAATCTCAAGGAAATTGATGTGGAATTTCCTCTTTCTGTAATGATATGTGTAACCGGGGTTTCAGGGTCAGGTAAAAGTACACTTATCAATGAAACCCTGAATAAAGTGTTAGCCCGCAAACTCAATCGTGCCAGGGAGAGAACCGGAAAATATTCCGCTATCGAAGGTCTTGAAAATGTTGATAAGGTAATTACAATAGACCAGTCTCCCATTGGCAGGACTCCCAGATCCAATCCGGCTACCTATACCAATCTCTTCACACCCATACGTGAATTATTTGCCCAGACAAAACTTTCCAAATCCCGCGGCTATAAACCGGGTCGTTTCAGTTTCAATGTACGTGGAGGCCGTTGTGAGACCTGTGGCGGGGAGGGAATAATCACTATTGAAATGCACTTTTTGCCCGATGTTTATGTGCCCTGTGAAGTCTGTCATGGCAAACGGTATAACAGGGAAACCCTTGAGGTCACTTACAAGGATAAAAGCATAGCCGATGTACTGGATATGACCGTGGAAGAAGCTCTTGGTTTTTTTGAGAATGTTCCAAAAATAAAACGTAAGTTACAAACGCTTTTTGACGTTGGTCTGGGCTACATCAAACTAGGCCAGTCTTCAACTACGCTTTCAGGAGGGGAAGCCCAGCGTGTCAAACTTGCTACTGAACTGAGTAAACGCTCTACCGGCCAAACAGTGTATATTCTTGATGAACCAACCACCGGATTGCATTTTGATGATGTCAGGAAGTTACTTGAAGTGCTCCAGCGCCTTGTAGAGGGAGGCAATACAGTAATTGTCATAGAGCACAATCTGGATGTTATAAAGGTTGCAGATTGGATTATTGACCTTGGTCCTGAAGGTGGAGAAGGTGGAGGACGTGTTGTTGCAGAAGGAGTGCCTGAAAATGTGGCAAAGGTCGAAGGTTCCTATACAGGTGAATTTTTGAAAAATATTCTCTCCTGA
- a CDS encoding DUF378 domain-containing protein, whose protein sequence is MTEKTALDWIAIALVVIGGLNWGLFGISQDYNLVELIFGYSAIARVVYILVGLAALYMIYFASKDHQ, encoded by the coding sequence ATGACTGAGAAAACAGCATTAGACTGGATAGCAATTGCTCTTGTAGTAATTGGGGGGTTAAATTGGGGATTGTTTGGTATATCACAGGACTATAACCTGGTAGAACTTATCTTTGGATATAGTGCAATAGCGCGTGTTGTCTATATCCTTGTAGGATTGGCTGCCCTGTATATGATATACTTTGCAAGCAAAGACCACCAGTAA